A window from Centropristis striata isolate RG_2023a ecotype Rhode Island chromosome 4, C.striata_1.0, whole genome shotgun sequence encodes these proteins:
- the wdr53 gene encoding WD repeat-containing protein 53, with product MARQWSEGHSTSVLCVGASPGPEGLLASGSEGGEVTVWSQEGTIAGRLTLSGEDDCTSVVFSPAAPCQLYVSHGDTVSVLDPRSLKSPVEEFQAAGEEEINALAMNETGSALAVADDSGAVRVLELPGGKVCRTLRRHSNICSSVAFRPHRPNNLVSAGLDMQVMLWGLQKTRPIWTVNLQQVAEDEDDHQQRPGQLFNPPLVHCVSVAGCGNILGCAAEDGRVHVMRIGSGSKLEQMGAVKAHSQGASQAHFISFLSHPHWLVTGGNDGQVALWDLSQHPVVSPEAKTGGTAAPRRRSRNKAKRKEQSQDKEKKVETQKEEVEDEAAAGAEEVTEEKSGPRRSISHGDKVNWLCPAVLKGEPSVVVADQSCSLTVYPLDQL from the exons ATGGCCAGGCAGTGGTCTGAGGGCCACTCCACCTCCGTCCTCTGTGTGGGGGCTTCTCCAGGTCCTGAGGGTCTCCTGGCTTCAGGCTCTGAGGGCGGAGAGGTGACGGTGTGGAGCCAGGAGGGAACCATCGCAGGTCGCCTCACTCTCTCTGGTGAAGACGACTGCACCAGCGTGGTGTTTTCTCCGGCGGCGCCGTGTCAGCTCTACGTGTCACACGGAGACACGGTGAGTGTTCTCGACCCCCGAAGCCTAAAGAGCCCTGTGGAGGAGTTCCAGGCTGCGGGGGAGGAGGAGATCAATGCGTTGGCGATGAATGAGACGGGGTCAGCCCTGGCGGTGGCGGATGACTCCGGGGCGGTCCGGGTGCTGGAGCTTCCTGGAGGAAAAGTGTGCAGGACTCTTCGAAGGCACTCAAACATCTGCTCCTCGGTGGCTTTCCGGCCTCACAGACCCAATAACCTGGTGTCTGCTGGACTCGACATGCAG GTGATGCTGTGGGGTCTGCAGAAGACACGCCCTATCTGGACCGTCAACCTCCAGCAGGTAGCAGAGGACGAAGACGACCACCAGCAGCGTCCTGGGCAGCTGTTCAACCCGCCGCTGGTCCACTGTGTCTCTGTGGCGGGCTGTGGGAACATTCTGGGCTGCGCTGCAGAGGACGGGCGGGTCCACGTGATGCGGATCGGCAGCGGCTCTAAACTGGAACAGATGGGAGCAGTGAAGGCCCACAGCCAGGGGGCCTCACAGGCACACTTCATTAGCTTCCTGTCCCACCCGCACTGGCTGGTCACCGGGGGAAACGACGGCCAGGTGGCCCTGTGGGACCTCAGCCAGCACCCGGTGGTGAGTCCGGAGGCCAAAACTGGAGGGACTGCAGCGCCGCGCAGGAGGAGTAGGAACAAAGCAAAGAGGAAAGAACAATCGCAggataaagaaaagaaagttgaaacacagaaagaagaaGTGGAGGACGAGGCTGCAGCAGGTGCAGAGGAGGTGACGGAGGAGAAGTCTGGGCCCAGACGGAGCATCAGTCACGGGGACAAGGTGAACTGGTTGTGTCCTGCTGTCCTGAAAGGAGAACCCAGTGTGGTGGTGGCAGACCAGAGCTGCAGTCTGACCGTCTATCCTCTGGATCAgctatag
- the srprb gene encoding signal recognition particle receptor subunit beta — translation MEADSTGGNMEGKADVEMTENPFEPYIESLRQQLEDQDPVFLIGVIVALAVIIITCVFLKYFLTSKTVRSAVLLVGLCDSGKTLLFTRLLSGKFKRTQTSITDSSAPYKAKNEKASTWTLIDLPGHDSLRPQYLEKFKSAARAIVFVVDSAIFQKEVRDVAEFLYILLTDTVISRNAPALLVACNKQDITMAKSAKLIQQQLEKELNTLRVTRSAALSSQDGSVGGSVYLGRKGKDFEFGQLPLKVEFLECSARGNKGEEGEADMESLEKSLAKL, via the exons ATGGAGGCAGACAGCACCGGTGGCAACATGGAGGGGAAGGCAGACgtggaaatgacagaaaacccGTTTGAACCTTACATTGAATCTCTCCGACAGCAGCTGGAAGACCAAGATCCAGTTTTCCTGATCGGAGTGATCGTCGCTCTGGCTGTGATTATCATCACCTGCG TGTTTCTGAAGTACTTTCTCACCAGTAAAACTGTCCGGAGTGCTGTGCTGCTGGTCGGACTGTGTGACTCTGGGAAAACCCTCCTCTTCACCCGG CTGCTGTCAGGAAAGTTCAAGCGGACACAGACCTCCATCACTGACAGCAGTGCTCCATACAAagccaaaaatgaaaaa GCGAGCACCTGGACTCTGATCGACCTGCCAGGACACGACAGTCTTCGCCCTCAGTACCTGGAGAAGTTCAAGTCTGCAGCCAG AGCGATCGTGTTTGTGGTGGACAGCGCTATCTTCCAGAAGGAGGTGAGAGACGTGGCAGAGTTCCTCTACATCCTGTTGACGGACACCGTGATCTCCAGAAACGCTCCAGCTCTCCTGGTGGCCTGCAACAAACAAG ATATCACCATGGCAAAATCAGCTAAACTGATTCAACAGCAGCTGGAAAAGGAATT gaaCACATTGCGAGTGACGCGCTCTGCAGCCCTGAGCTCTCAGGACGGCTCTGTGGGCGGCAGCGTGTATCTGGGGAGAAAAGGCAAGGACTTTGAGTTCGGCCAGCTGCCCCTGAAGGTGGAGTTCCTGGAGTGCAGCGCCCGAGGAAACAAAGGAGAAGAGGGGGAAGCTGACATGGAGAGCCTGGAGAAGAGCCTGGCTAAACTGTGA